The following are encoded in a window of Candidatus Bathyarchaeum sp. genomic DNA:
- a CDS encoding radical SAM protein, which yields MRSRTRALFNGDSVSPLFVHFECTYRCNMKCTFCNIWRNNFSTPEATTSQLKQRLYECWNLGCLVASFTGGEPLLRNDLDQLLKFSNKDLGLFTGLVTNGLLLDKKVDVLSRYTDFLGVSFDVNNKEIFNRTRGVDAFDTVKNNIKYAKKMGAEIDLFSVITNETFEFIDDTIEFAKSLDLPIHFSPVDNVPRQSVDEACAEDLKILENSVVLKKLAEEKKKYKKIHFESDYFHFQSLGGFHNVIGCYSASTTVALKPDGSVALPCPFFTLMEIKDNESLKVCFNSQKVKNIIENCGEWDFCKNCSINCMYVASLIKSPYFLIRWGINKLT from the coding sequence TTGCGCTCACGTACCCGTGCCTTGTTCAATGGCGATTCGGTCAGTCCATTATTTGTTCATTTTGAATGCACCTATCGCTGTAACATGAAATGCACTTTTTGCAACATTTGGAGAAATAACTTCTCTACCCCCGAGGCAACAACATCCCAACTTAAACAACGCTTGTATGAATGCTGGAACCTGGGTTGTTTAGTTGCTAGTTTTACTGGTGGCGAACCCCTGTTACGAAACGACCTTGACCAGTTACTCAAGTTTTCTAACAAAGACCTTGGATTATTCACCGGCTTGGTCACTAACGGGTTGCTTTTAGATAAAAAAGTTGATGTTCTTTCTCGATATACCGATTTTTTGGGTGTATCTTTTGATGTAAACAATAAAGAAATCTTCAACAGAACCCGGGGAGTTGATGCTTTTGATACCGTTAAAAACAACATCAAATACGCCAAAAAAATGGGCGCTGAAATTGACTTGTTTTCTGTCATAACCAATGAAACCTTCGAGTTCATTGATGACACAATTGAGTTCGCAAAATCGCTTGATTTGCCTATCCATTTTTCTCCTGTGGATAACGTTCCAAGGCAATCTGTGGATGAAGCCTGCGCTGAAGACTTGAAAATACTAGAAAACAGTGTGGTTCTGAAAAAATTAGCCGAAGAAAAAAAGAAATACAAAAAAATCCATTTTGAAAGTGACTATTTCCATTTCCAATCTCTTGGAGGGTTCCACAATGTTATTGGTTGTTACTCAGCATCAACTACTGTTGCATTAAAGCCAGACGGTTCTGTTGCTTTGCCCTGTCCTTTTTTTACATTGATGGAAATTAAAGATAATGAAAGTTTGAAGGTTTGTTTTAACTCTCAAAAAGTCAAAAACATAATTGAAAACTGTGGCGAATGGGATTTTTGCAAAAACTGCTCTATCAATTGCATGTATGTTGCTTCTTTGATTAAATCTCCCTACTTTTTGATACGGTGGGGAATAAACAAGCTCACATAA
- a CDS encoding right-handed parallel beta-helix repeat-containing protein, whose translation MRRFKSKVVLLLFLSLCLFFQFKVNAQPNTIVVPDDYQTIAEAVDNAFPGDTVFVRTGNYAGGIALNKPITLKGEDAESTIIVGGTTLEELSPALTFVKNTNSEKTASTKYSFLKSDTATQLDLQQANLKSQLVNFIPPITFGVYINSSDVTVSGFTLMGGTRAILGQGDRLQIKENVSGSCILGGSDIVVANNTRIGLQVSGFHNLIAGNIGSLVLVCSNSTIFDNSLNTFDLENAYSNIIVNNTLSGANMGLWIGSSITSAPKKCSYNLFAGNKIENCGLWGILMGDGSYNVFFGNIVQNTGVGIDHDGYGLALGGNHLVAENNLFLRNIFVNNSKNFGTNWDVEGTNSFDDGNEGNYWDDYLTLYPNASELAESGTGDTPYLLGDTNVDNHPLLNQPTVSDKVTTLPEPWSSLLSNPNAPLISENDLIPAFSSWIVLPLFLGFVFVIVVFKKKNGFGEIK comes from the coding sequence ATGAGAAGATTCAAATCAAAAGTTGTTCTATTACTTTTTTTGTCTCTTTGTTTGTTTTTTCAATTCAAAGTAAACGCACAACCAAATACTATTGTTGTTCCAGATGATTATCAGACAATAGCTGAAGCCGTTGACAATGCGTTCCCTGGTGATACTGTTTTTGTAAGAACGGGAAATTATGCCGGCGGAATAGCCCTTAACAAGCCGATAACCCTGAAAGGAGAAGACGCCGAAAGCACAATCATAGTTGGGGGTACAACATTAGAAGAATTATCCCCCGCTTTAACATTTGTCAAAAACACAAATTCAGAAAAAACAGCATCTACTAAATACTCATTTTTGAAATCCGATACAGCAACACAACTTGATTTACAACAAGCAAATTTGAAAAGCCAACTGGTGAATTTCATCCCGCCTATCACATTTGGGGTGTACATTAACTCTAGTGACGTCACGGTTTCAGGTTTTACCCTCATGGGCGGAACAAGGGCCATTCTTGGCCAGGGTGACAGGTTACAGATTAAAGAAAATGTTTCAGGTTCCTGTATCCTTGGGGGTTCAGACATAGTAGTGGCCAACAACACACGTATCGGTCTTCAAGTGAGCGGTTTTCACAATCTGATTGCAGGCAACATTGGCAGTCTCGTATTGGTTTGTTCTAACAGCACCATATTTGACAACTCTCTGAACACCTTTGACCTTGAAAACGCTTACTCGAACATCATCGTAAATAACACCTTATCTGGAGCTAACATGGGCTTATGGATAGGTTCTTCGATAACTAGTGCCCCCAAAAAGTGTTCTTACAATCTTTTTGCGGGAAACAAAATAGAAAACTGTGGCCTATGGGGCATTCTCATGGGGGACGGGTCATACAACGTCTTTTTTGGAAATATTGTTCAAAATACTGGAGTGGGAATTGATCATGATGGATATGGTTTGGCTTTAGGTGGCAATCATTTGGTTGCAGAGAATAATCTTTTTCTTCGCAATATTTTTGTGAACAACTCAAAAAACTTTGGAACCAACTGGGACGTGGAAGGCACTAACTCTTTTGATGATGGAAATGAAGGAAATTACTGGGATGATTACCTGACCCTTTATCCGAACGCATCTGAACTAGCAGAGTCGGGAACCGGAGACACTCCCTACTTGCTTGGGGACACAAACGTGGACAATCATCCCTTGTTGAATCAACCAACGGTTTCTGATAAGGTTACGACGTTACCCGAACCTTGGTCATCACTTTTGTCAAATCCAAATGCTCCTCTAATTTCAGAGAATGATTTAATCCCCGCGTTTTCTTCATGGATTGTTTTGCCTTTGTTTTTAGGATTTGTTTTCGTCATAGTGGTTTTTAAAAAGAAAAACGGATTTGGAGAGATTAAATAA
- a CDS encoding SPFH domain-containing protein → MPIIEKVAWDFAGDEDIAYRFPNLSLKYGSQVIVKENQWAVFFRDGKSYDVFGPGRHTITSNNIPLLTGALKALRIIGDIFECEVIFVSNSQFKGKFGGQAYSAPSGNIQYQAELGYYGYLLYKVEDPKLFVIEFFGNKGASTSTDIENYIRGFINERVIDEFANHDIFNVVKNVDETTDKVSLIIKDEAARIGLKIIDTVFEGVKIPEEARRFSTTMGQQAMTMQYMKETTSELPEGGGAAGAGVGAGIGIAMGNALGQAMQPSKGGGSPQQVVLCPNCGSQNNLGAKFCGNCGKSLAPAAKIICPKCGAAMPETMKFCGNCGSPMKPEKIKCPKCKAENLSTNKFCGSCGNKLQ, encoded by the coding sequence ATGCCAATAATAGAAAAAGTAGCATGGGACTTTGCAGGAGACGAAGACATCGCTTATCGTTTTCCTAACCTGTCTTTAAAGTATGGAAGCCAAGTAATCGTAAAAGAAAACCAGTGGGCTGTTTTTTTCCGTGACGGCAAATCCTATGACGTTTTTGGTCCAGGACGCCACACAATCACCAGCAACAACATTCCCTTGTTAACTGGAGCTTTGAAAGCTCTTCGTATAATCGGAGATATCTTCGAATGTGAAGTAATTTTCGTAAGCAACAGCCAATTCAAAGGAAAATTCGGCGGACAAGCATACTCTGCACCCAGCGGAAACATCCAATATCAAGCTGAACTTGGATACTATGGTTACCTTCTGTACAAAGTCGAAGACCCCAAACTGTTTGTAATCGAATTTTTCGGCAACAAAGGCGCAAGCACCTCAACAGACATCGAAAACTACATTCGAGGATTCATCAACGAACGCGTAATAGACGAATTCGCTAATCATGACATCTTTAATGTAGTCAAAAACGTGGACGAAACAACAGACAAAGTTTCTTTAATAATCAAAGATGAAGCAGCCCGAATTGGACTAAAAATCATAGACACAGTTTTTGAAGGCGTTAAAATCCCCGAAGAAGCAAGACGTTTCTCTACAACTATGGGACAACAAGCAATGACCATGCAGTACATGAAAGAAACGACCTCCGAACTTCCTGAAGGCGGCGGAGCTGCTGGTGCTGGGGTTGGTGCAGGGATCGGAATTGCCATGGGAAACGCATTGGGACAAGCTATGCAGCCCTCTAAGGGTGGCGGCAGTCCTCAGCAAGTAGTTTTGTGTCCGAACTGTGGCAGTCAAAACAATCTTGGTGCCAAATTCTGTGGAAACTGTGGAAAAAGCCTTGCCCCTGCAGCCAAAATCATTTGTCCAAAATGTGGCGCAGCAATGCCTGAAACAATGAAGTTCTGCGGAAACTGCGGTTCACCAATGAAACCCGAGAAAATAAAATGCCCAAAATGTAAGGCAGAGAATTTGTCTACAAACAAGTTCTGTGGAAGCTGCGGCAACAAGCTGCAGTAA